From the Clostridium sp. Marseille-P299 genome, one window contains:
- a CDS encoding DUF6171 family protein produces the protein MNLCKKCLLSEIDENKFFQSILDYVANIPPNEKVNDEVYEQRLSICKECDELVNGMCKKCGCYVELRAAKLFMSCPSEHKLW, from the coding sequence ATGAACCTATGTAAAAAATGTCTGTTGTCTGAAATAGATGAAAATAAATTCTTTCAATCAATTCTAGATTACGTTGCTAATATCCCACCGAATGAAAAGGTTAATGATGAAGTATATGAGCAACGGCTTTCTATATGCAAAGAATGCGATGAACTTGTAAATGGAATGTGCAAGAAATGTGGTTGTTACGTGGAATTACGCGCTGCTAAGCTCTTTATGAGCTGTCCAAGTGAACATAAACTTTGGTAA
- a CDS encoding DUF3783 domain-containing protein: MINNRNESVLLYLHENGEREKKIKALLIRHGIKIKSVTSEMQGQTVGYLLSFPGFTEETAEEENIPFEEDIMVLKGFTRERMNVLFEGFKKNGIRRINLKAVVTEHNLPWKLRDLYNELREEHIQMSELTKKKLEEANKNE, encoded by the coding sequence ATGATTAATAATAGAAACGAAAGTGTATTACTATATCTTCATGAAAATGGAGAAAGAGAAAAAAAGATAAAGGCGTTATTGATACGTCATGGAATAAAAATTAAGTCAGTGACAAGTGAAATGCAGGGACAAACGGTAGGTTATTTACTATCATTTCCTGGTTTTACAGAAGAGACTGCAGAAGAAGAAAATATTCCATTTGAAGAAGACATTATGGTCTTAAAAGGATTTACAAGAGAACGAATGAATGTATTGTTTGAAGGTTTTAAAAAGAATGGCATTCGTAGAATTAATTTAAAAGCAGTTGTTACGGAACATAATCTTCCTTGGAAGTTACGTGATCTATACAACGAGCTAAGAGAAGAACATATACAAATGAGTGAGCTTACAAAGAAAAAGCTAGAGGAAGCTAATAAAAATGAATAG
- the aspS gene encoding aspartate--tRNA(Asn) ligase: MKYVNKNIENKSTEAEELGLCIGKEVILEGAIYKMRIMKGFAFVLLRTKRRVVQCIYSEEFSRCSLDDIKEQMWVRILGEVVAEERSKTGYEIRIKEIEILSSSTEEYPVVINNKAMETSMETLLDYRMITLRNEKERAIFKVQEGICMAFREFFKEQRFTEIHTPKIVHAGAEGGANIFQLNYFGKEAYLAQSPQFYKQMMVGVFERVFEIAPVFRAEKHDTRRHLNEYTSVDFEMGFIDSFYDIMQMETAMLGYCFEYLTTNYSYELELLKVKLPVIKEIPYLTFYEAKELISKEYNRKIKDMEDFEPEEEQLLYELIYKKTGSEFVFVTHYPSKKRPFYAMEDEENKEVTLSFDLLFRGLEITTGGQRIHKYEEQIKKMEERGMDIESFESYLRMHKYGMPPHGGLGLGLERLTAMLLGFSNVRNATLFPRDINRVTP, encoded by the coding sequence ATGAAATACGTAAACAAAAATATAGAAAATAAAAGTACGGAAGCAGAAGAATTAGGATTATGTATCGGGAAAGAAGTTATCTTAGAAGGTGCAATTTATAAAATGCGTATCATGAAGGGATTTGCGTTTGTACTTCTTAGAACAAAGCGTAGAGTTGTTCAATGCATTTATTCAGAAGAATTTAGTAGATGTTCATTGGATGACATAAAAGAGCAGATGTGGGTACGTATTTTAGGTGAGGTTGTAGCAGAAGAACGCTCAAAAACAGGTTATGAGATTCGAATAAAAGAAATTGAGATTTTATCTAGTTCAACGGAGGAATATCCAGTTGTTATCAATAATAAGGCAATGGAGACTTCCATGGAAACACTTCTTGATTATCGAATGATTACTTTACGAAATGAAAAGGAAAGAGCAATATTTAAGGTGCAAGAAGGAATCTGTATGGCTTTTCGTGAGTTCTTTAAAGAACAAAGATTTACGGAAATTCACACACCTAAGATTGTGCATGCAGGAGCAGAAGGTGGTGCAAATATTTTTCAGTTAAATTACTTTGGAAAGGAAGCTTATCTTGCACAAAGTCCTCAATTTTATAAGCAAATGATGGTTGGGGTGTTTGAAAGAGTCTTTGAAATTGCACCTGTATTTCGAGCAGAAAAACATGACACTAGAAGACATTTAAATGAATATACAAGTGTTGACTTTGAAATGGGATTTATAGATAGCTTTTATGACATTATGCAAATGGAGACTGCAATGTTAGGATATTGCTTTGAATACCTAACTACAAATTATTCTTATGAACTAGAGTTATTAAAAGTTAAACTTCCAGTAATAAAAGAGATTCCATATCTTACTTTTTACGAGGCAAAGGAGCTAATTTCCAAAGAATACAATAGAAAAATTAAAGATATGGAGGACTTTGAGCCTGAAGAAGAACAATTATTGTATGAACTAATTTATAAAAAAACAGGAAGCGAGTTTGTATTTGTTACACATTATCCTAGCAAAAAGCGTCCATTTTATGCAATGGAGGATGAAGAGAATAAAGAGGTAACCCTAAGTTTTGACTTGTTGTTTCGCGGGTTAGAAATAACAACTGGTGGGCAAAGAATTCACAAATACGAAGAGCAGATAAAGAAAATGGAAGAAAGAGGAATGGATATTGAGTCTTTTGAAAGCTATTTAAGAATGCATAAGTACGGGATGCCTCCACATGGTGGATTAGGACTTGGTTTAGAGAGACTTACTGCTATGTTGTTAGGATTTTCAAATGTTCGTAATGCTACGCTATTTCCAAGAGATATTAATCGAGTAACACCTTAA